The Leptodactylus fuscus isolate aLepFus1 chromosome 1, aLepFus1.hap2, whole genome shotgun sequence nucleotide sequence ATTACTCTCCTAAAACTAGGCCCTTCTCTCCAAAACTTCCTTGCCCACATCTCAACCGCAAATGGAAGAACACGCACATATCTTTATTTATGTTCAATCGCAGTGTATTAAAACTTTTAAAGAGAACACCAACATCTTGCAGGATCCAACAGTGAAACAACAAAGGGTAACAAAGTAGGAGTAGTTCAGTGTTCTTTATAGCCACACCATAGAGCGTGTGTTTATATCTGTGTAGAAGCCTCTCTAGAAAGGCCAAAAAAACGGCATGACCTGTGTGATGCATCCCTGGGTAAACTGAACAGGAACAGCCCAtaaacagtattactacagtatttcatcatatgtcagtggtacatacagtattactacagtatctcctcatgtcagtggtacatacagtattactacagtatctcctcatatgtcagtggtacatacagtattactacagtatcatatgtcagtggtacatacagtattactacagtatctcctcatgtcagtggtacatacagtattactacagtatctcatcatatgtcagtggtacatacagtattactacagtatctcatcatatgtcagtggtacatacagtattactacagtatctcaacatatgtcagtggtacatgcagtattactacagtatctccTCATGTCAGtggtacagtattactacagtatctccTCATATGTCAGtggtacagtattactacagtatctcctcatatgtcagtggtacatacagtattactacagtatctcctcatatgtcagtggtacatacagtattactacagtatctcatcatatgtcagtggtacatacagtattactacagtatctcctcatatgtcagtggtacatacagtattactacagtatctcctcatatgtcagtggtacatacagtattactacagtatctcctcatatgtcagtggtacatacagtattactacagtatctcctcatatgtcagtggtacatacagtattactacagtatctcatcatatgtcagtggtacatacagtattactacagtatctcaacatatgtcagtggtacatacagtattactacagtatctcaacgtcagtggtacatacagtattactacagtatctcaacgtcagtggtacatacagtattactacagtatctcctcatgtcagtggtacatacagtattactacagtatctcctcatgtcagtggtacatacagtattactacagtatctcctcatgtcagtggtacatacagtattactacagtatctcatcatatgtcagtggtacatacagtattactacagtatctcatcatatgtcagtggtacatacagtattactacagtatctcctcatgtcagtggtacatacagtattactacagtatctcctcatgtcagtggtacatacagtatctcatcatatgttagtggcacatacagtattactacagtatcacattatgtcagtggtacatacagtattactacagtatcatcatatgtcagtggtacatacagtattactacagtatctcatcatatgtcagtggtacatacagtattactacagtatctcatcatatgtcagtggtacatacagtattactacagtatctcatCATATGTCAGTGGTACATACAGTGTTACTACAGTATCTCTTCATGtcagtggtacatacagtattactacagtatctcatcatatgtcagtggtacatacagtattactacagtatctcatcatatgtcagtggtacatacagtattactacagtatctcatcatatgtcagtggtacatacagtattactacagtatctcttcatgtcagtggtacatacagtattactacagtatctcttcatgtcagtggtacatacagtattactacagtatctcatcatatctcagtggtacatacagtattactactgtATCTCATCATATGtcagtggtacatacagtattactactgtATCTCATCATATGTCAGTGGCacaatacagtattactacagtatctcctcatgtcagtggtacatacagtattactacagtatctcatcatatgtcagtggtacatacagtattactacagtatctcatCATATGTCAGTGGTACATACAGTGTTACTACAGTATCTCATCATATGTCAGTGGTACATACAGTGTTACTACAGTATCTCTTCATGtcagtggtacatacagtattactacagtatctcatcatatgtcagtggtacatacagtattactacagtatctcatcatatgtcagtggtacatacagtattactacagtatctcatcatatctcagtggtacatacagtattactactgtATCTCATCATATGtcagtggtacatacagtattactattatCTCATCATATGTCAGTGGCacaatacagtattactacagtatctcctcatgtcagtggtacatacagtattactacagtatctcatcatatgtcagtggtacatacagtattactacagtatctcatcatatgtcagtggcacatacagtattactacagtatctcctcatgtcagtggtacatacagtattTCTACAGTATCTCCTCATATGtcagtggtacatacagtattactacagtatctcatcatatgtcagtggtacatacagtattactacaataTCTCCTCATGtcagtggtacatacagtattactacagtatcctcatgtcagtggtacatacagtattactacagtatctcatcatatgtcagtggtacatacagtattactacagtatctcctcatgtcagtggtacatacagtattactacagtatcctcatgtcagtggtacatacagtattactacagtatctcatcatatgtcagtggtacatacagtattactacagtatctcatcatatgtcagtggtacatacagtattactacagtatcctcatgtcagtggtacatacagtattactacagtatcctcatgtcagtggtatatacagtattactacagtatctcatcatatgtcagtggtacatacagtattactacagtatcctcatgtcagtggtacatacagtattactacagtatcctcatgtcagtggtatatacagtattactacagtatctcatcatatgtcagtggtacatacagtattactacagtatcctcatgtcagtggtacatacagtattactacagtatctcatcatgtcagtggtacatacagtatctcatcatatgttagtggcacatacagtattactacagtatcacattatatgtcagtggtacatacagtattactacagcatcatctctCCAAGTCAGTCTTTGGAGAAGCAGCACTTGCATTTTTCTCCTTATGTCTCTTCTGATTGGTGATGTTTCCTTTATATTACTTATTacggttaaaggggttatataggattagaaaacatggtttATTTCAGAAAAAGAGCTCCACTTCTTCTTCCCAGTCAGTGACATAATGTTGTTTAGTCAGATGGGCCATGAAACCAATGGACTGGCAAAGAATAGGAAAtgaagccatgttttctaatcctgagcCATGTTACAAATCGCCTATAGACAGGCGTCCAtgtaactacacacacagtgaAGTAGATGATGTAATAGCCACAATCAAAATCTGTTTTCACCGATTTAGTTATCCCATTGATGTGTCCTGTGGCGGCGTCTCGCATGCGTCTCACATAACTCAGTTGCTTATTGAATGCCAAGGGCCAAATGATGTATAGGGTGTTACatgacctccgccatgtttggtCCTCTTCACTTAGCCCATGGATGCCGTGCACAGGACTGATCTATGTACTGTACCATTCTGCTGTGCGGATATGGGACAACTGCACTGAGATAAGATATGTAAGCAGATTTGTGAAGCCCATGTATATTACTAAATTGTACAATTTCCTACTTTGTGAACAAAACTGAAAGCCCTCTTTAATCTTGTGGTTTAAACATTTGTGACATTGTAATTTGTTATAAGAATGACGTGCTTCTTCTTACAGGAACCGATGACGTAGTAGGTCCAGAAGGCATGGAGAAGTTTTGTGAAGATATTGGTGTAGAACCTGAAAATGTAAGGCTTATTTTTAAGTGAAAAAAAGTGACATAACAGTTTGATTGAATACAAGAAAGTGCCAATAAGAGTTGGCAACCTATGTAATTCCAGTCTTCATTCTGAAGAGAAAGTATCTGCTCTGTCCATCGGGGTATGAGGCGGCTGATACATCTAGCTATGCAATCTATCTCACACAGTTAACTGTatagagaggggaaggggaggaagtTGTTGAAGGGAGTttgtcagggtgatttgggaaACTAAACTCCTCACTGGTGCTTATGCATGGGggctttagtgtcccaaatcaccctattATAAAGCCATCAGTGCCTgcaataaaatttttaaaaaaagctgtATACTCACCCTGACGCTGTACTCCTTGTGCCAGTGCggttcttcactgaagccagaggtGTATAACTCAGCGTACCTTAGGCACTTGTGCTTTGAAGGTGGGGTGTATGTCctcagcttcactgaagaactttgTAGGTACTGGAAGCACCAGTAAAGATGTAAATataaaggtgtgtgtgtgtgtgtgtgtgtgtgtgtgtgtgtgtgtgtgtgtgaaacacAAGAATGGATGGACTTAAAACGGGGtcatttggaacactaaaccccaggtccataaggacctgtgagtTGTTTAGTCTCCCAAATCACccttacaggttccctttaactgatTTAATATGCAGTGGtaaagataaaaatgacttttcccaatgatagagcccctttaacatctgcAGATAGTTACAATGTGAGGCAGGTGGATGAGATCTTGCAAATCTAGTCCCTGAAAATGATAGAtgccaaaataaaaaaagcattggACCCCATTGTGCTTAACCCTTAAGTGACGCAGGCATTTTTTATGATTTTGTTTTACTCCCTGCagtccaaaagccataactttcatTTTCTTTTGCATTTACATAGtcttatgagggcttgttttttacaagacaagttgtacttcaacaTGGAACCATTTGAaattctgcacaatgtactgggaatctggaacgctattcagaatggggtgaaattaaacaaaaaacaaaattcaatacttctcccccccccctccccacgggTTCTGTTTTCACAGCTtccaatgtgttttttttgttttttttttaaatcacacgcTAGCTTTATTCTCCAGTTTCGTACAATTGTGGCAATACCAAATTCAAAAACACTTCTTTGAATCGGCCTATTTTgataaatgtaaaaaatttttttagatttgagtgtatggagcaatgtgtgtgtgtatgttcccatccacgcattgcgggaaaatacagcatttttggaATTCGCAACCTAtcaattgtacctatggaaaTATGGTAATTGTATTTTCCCCTTTTGCCCCTCATGGTTTATGCTATAAATTGCAATACTTCTATATTGCAGTCTGTAGTCAATTCCCTGCTATCCCAGTTGAGTTTAGAAGCATTTCACCAAATTGACCTGGGCCTGCTGATAAGTATCTTGGATCTAGACTGGGTTCATATAATTTTTCTGTTGCCTTTTGCTTTCTTTAGCCCCCTTATTGATGTATTGCGTCTGCATGTTATTAATGGTCTCTCTATTCTATCGGCAGCTAATCGTTTCCTTTCCCACAGGTCGTTATGCTTGTTCTAGCCTGGAAACTGGATGCACAGAATATGGGTTACTTTACATTACAAGAATGGTTAAAAGGCATGACTTCCCTACAGTAAGtccatttatataaaaaatagtgtGCCAAACTTCTGTTACCCTTCCAAAATAATTTATAGATTCACAGTGaccattaattattttgtaaGTCGTATATTGGCTCTCCTCATGAATACACGGGATGTAGTGGTTTTTAATGGGATTTTCAATATCCGATGTGAGGATCTGACACATAGACCCATAttgatcagtagagatgagcgaacactgttcggatcagccgatccaaacagcacgcacccatagaaatgaatggaagcacctgtgacgccggccgccggcaaagtcagcgtcacaggtgcttccattcatttctatgggtgcgtgctgttcggatcggcgaacagtgttcgctcatctctattgatccgaacagtgttcgctcatctctattgatcagctgttctcaggaactagtacacagataatacagcaggaagcagacagcgccgttctctgcAGTGGTTAGAACAGGGTACTGCAGATCttctgttcacttgaatgggagctaagccATAATGACTTGATTCAACCTAtgaacagagaacagagctgtctgcttcccgcCTCCTTTGTTTGGTTGATGGGGGTGcgaagtgtcagacccccaccaatctattGATAACGTAGCCTTAGGAAAGATCAATGAACGTTCTCTCATCTGATCATTGGTTAATTGATAGGGCCGTTAAGGCAGTTTTCTGGTCTATAATTTGTATCTGTATATGTAAGCTAAAACCAGAAATGGAAGCATGCAAGAGATGCAAATCTTTCATTATAACTTTTCTCCTATTTGGCTGAACAAATATTGGTGTAAAATACTGACCACAATACTGCCATGCAAGTTCCTAGCTTCACTAAATATAGGGGCAGTGTTTGGTGTCTTTACCCCATCACTACTACTAGGTCTTTACAAGGTAACTGCTGATATCAATTGCCTCATGTTCTGGGAGACAACTCCATATTGTGTCTTCTCTTTCAGATGTGACACCACTGAGAAACTTAGGAACACTTTGGATTACTTGAGATCTTTATTAAATGAGCCAGctaattttaaacttatttatagATATGCTTTTGATTTTGCACGGGTAAGTAACATTTCTTACATAGATTCTAACTTCTGCATTATATTGCAGTTCTGCCAGGCATACAAGGGCATGGTTACACATATTGGAATTGCTTATAGCATATGTCATGTATTTACTAGAAGATCTGTAACAGAAATCCGTGGCTAACACCTCCTGCTATCTGCAcgtacattgaaatcaatattaAACCTGCAAGGTTCCAGTAACTAGTCCCTAGCCAAAGTCGGGAATGAGCAGGCCCAAATATTCAAACTCCTGGACTTGCTATAGGGTATTGACCCGATCCCAGCTTCTGGATTCCTGGTGATGTAAGGTCTTGAATTTGCAATGGACAGGCTCAAATAAGATCATTGCGTTTTATTCATAGCCACCTGCAGTATTTATTTCAGTATGCTTAACCTTTGCTAATAGTAGGATGTCTGGCCATTAGTCACTGCTGATAGTGCTACACATGGTTTCTCACGGACTACTGCCACTGTGTCTCCATTATCTATAGCGGTTGCAGAGGGAGAAGtttgttttgcaccttttctcaTTTTTATGTCCTGTTATTTTCTAGGAAAAAGATCAGCGGAGCCTAGATATGAATACAGCAAAGTGTATGCTAGGACTCTTATTAGGAAAAACATGGCCTCTGTTTCCAGTGTTTCACCAGTTTTTAGAGGTATGATGTTGCACTTACGGTACACTACATTAAATATTGTAAAGGTTTCCCCTGCAGCATTGTTAGCTGTGAATGCTGCAGGGGGTGCTGTTGCATACTCTAtccatttcagatttttttttccccctttggtAGGTGTTCTATTTCATATAgatgaccattagagatgagcaagtactgttcggatcagccgatccgaacagcacgctccatagaaatgaatggatgcacctggtacttccgctttgacgtcggccggccgcttaacccaccacgtgccggctacgtccattcatttctatgcgagcgtgctgttcggatcggctgatccgaacagtactcgctcatctctaatgaccataCTTTGTTTAGCATTAAAATGCTAAGCTCCTCTTGGGATAGGTTCATTGTAAAAGTTCCCATAGAAGTTTTTCCTCGTTTCTCTGTGTTCAAGGGATGTTCCCATGTTTGTGGATACGCTATAAATTTTTCATAGATGCCAATCCCACCTATACGACTTTTGCACCTTAAGACCAGGAGCCCTGTGACCTCAGTTTTGTGGATGGCTTGCTCAGCTATACATGTGTATCTGCCTTTCTGGTCATGGGGATCGGGCACCATAGTTGTCAAGATCTACACCTATCTGACATGGAAATAGCAAAGGAACAACTTTCTGAGGATATGTATATAAGATCTCTTTTGCAAAGTGTGATTTCTTTTCTTATAGACTGAACAAGTGTAAGATTCTCACTTGCATCTGTCAACAGACTTCTTATTGAATGTCTAATTGCTGAAAAAATTCCTATACACGTACAGTCTATAAATTCTTTAAACATCACCAGTTGTTTTGCCTGTGTTTTCCAATAAACTAGATGCGGAATGGAATAATCCCTGTCCAAGGCCTGACGTTTGCAACCCTCTCCTCGCATCTATCTTCAGTCAGACTATATGCTTTTTGTCCAGTTGCTGTACTGATGCCTCTGCCCTGTGCAGGTCACTGCTTCGGTTACAGATTCACTTTAGAACTCAGACAAACGTCTTCCATAAGCCATACGCTCTATTCCTGTCTTCAAGGCTTTTCTTATGCTGCACCAgtcctctggagtgtgataccTCAGACATTCAGGTTCATTTTGAACATCCATATTTTGAAGCTTGCTTTGCAAACCTATCTTTTTAGGCAGGTTTTACAGAATTTCCTAATCTGATTTTTGTCTCCACTCCCTTTTCAATATTATTCGATCATTCACTACGTTAGTGTTCTCTACACCCCTTGCATTTTATATCTGTGCAGACAGACATTGGGCTAGTGAGTGGCTAACGCAGCTTTGTGTACTTCTCTATTCTGTATAACGTCTGAACCTTTGTACTGACCCAGCACTTTAACCTTCTATTTTGCCATAGATTGTAAACACTCATGTACTCTTTGAAATATCAAGTACTGTGCAATGTGTTAGTGCTATATTAAACAGGGCACTGGGTAAACTTTATTAATGTATATCCAGGTCCCCCCAGAGCCCCGATGCTTGCAATTGGAGAACACAGCTGGATGTCttgtctaatcctccagcatgtgggactgtgtgcaggcgtgtgtatctaatcctctggcgtgtgatactgtgtggtgatctgtgtatctaatcctctgatgcgtgtatctgttTGGAGATCACTGTTGGATTGTGCATTTGgagtattgcagttggaatatgagtgaaagacttacaggtttgtattggctaatgggggtcagTGTTTTGGGAAAGCTGCATCTCTGGGACGTCTGAGAGAGTTGaggtctcgtcttaaaccttcctggacacctgaagtatctgtgtaccaaatttggtgaagatcggtccagtcgtttggtcgcacataaagaacagacatacAGACAAATCCATGTTTATAATAGAGAGATAAAGCTTCTCTTTTGCAGGGAAAGCAGTGGTACACTTTATTTTTCCCTGCATGACTCCTTTAATAAAGAAGATTATTACAGTGTACGGACTCCACAAATACCTCCAAACATCTCCGTTTCCTAATAAACAAGAGAATTCACTAAATCCTAAGCAGCCGGCATCCATATAACTATAAATTCTGCGACTATGCAATGGGCTTCTGAGACTCCTCTAAAGATGAATCAATGGTCACTTTGTTTATGATGACATCTCTGCTGCGAGTTTCGCCTGCATTCTGATGACGTCTGCTTCTGTAAGATTTTAGGCTGCCATCTCGAGTACAGTGTCCAATTGTCTGAGACCTTTGTATGCAGAGCTTCTATATATAACCCCAAATGAATGTACATGACCTGTGGCATTTGAAATCCAAATGTTCTGAAGTACAGAGCCAAGATGTGACCCTCTTAAATGTTAACAGGGCTGCTCAGGAATACCTGATAGTACGGCACAGGTCATGAGATGGTAATGTTGCTGCACCACCATAAAAAAAACATCCATGTGTATATCTGCATGTCATTCAGCAGATCCTTACTGGGGCATTAACAAAATGATCAATCTTTATTTACAGCAATCAAAATACAAAGTTATTAACAAGGACCAATGGTGCAATGTTCTAGAGTTCAGCCGCACAATTAACCTGGACCTCAGCAACTACGACGAGGATGGGGCCTGTAAGTACAGAACTGTAGGGGtattactactactgatactacatgtaatatgattactatataatatataatgttaatatgattactactattactgctaTACTATTGTTCTTAGGTCTAGTAGCAGTTGTACATCTGTCTCATCGTAGTGTCACCCATCACTATTTTATAAGGTTTTATATATTGCTATATTCTATTGAGTagtcttattattaataataataataataataataaattttatttatatagcgccaacatattccgcagcactgtacaatttgtagggttcaaatacagacaaagatacattacaaagaaagtcatttcacacaatgggactgagggccctgctcacaagagcttacaatctatgaggtagagggggtgacacaagaggtagcaggggcggcattgcttatacagaggtcagacacttttgtaatagaggtgactgtcattacacaaacataaaactttgagccatcaccagtggtgtcctgtaacatgtggatggagcttggacctataaagttatcctgaaatgacatcatatcatgtggggtaatgtgggagcggggacagaggaaggttaaattttggggattctaattatagtacggaagggtttacgtttagacattgtgataggcctgtctgataagatgtgtctttagtttgcatttgaagctgtagaaattgggagttaatctgattgtctggggtagagcattccagagaagtggtgcagctcgggagaagtcttgtatacgagcgtgggaggttctgataatagaggatgtaagtgttagatcattgagtgagcggagagcacgggttgggcggtagacagagatgagggaggaaatgtatggaggtgcggcattatggagagacttgtggatgagggggataactttatattttattctataatgaataggcagccaatgtagtgactggcacagatcagaggcatcgctgtagcgtctagcctgatagatgagcctggccgctgcattcagaatagattgtagaggggagagtttagtaaggggaagaccgattagtaaggagttacagtagtcaaggcgactACAAGTAGTCTTCTTGTTGACCTCATATTTGGGGATAGAGGATATAACGACACACTCTGCAAGATGCCACTTTTTACAAGATCCCCTCCCAGCCATCTTCTCTGATTCTGCGGTGGAAAGTGAACCATTCAACTgtttggctctgttcacatctgcattggagtctccgtagGAGGACGTTTCTCTCtgttggtttcagtttaaaaatgttggaaacctgacagacacccGGCAGACCCTACTGTAGCCTATAGGTTCTGccggtaactgctgttttagcagaagGACTCTCCATCAGTTGGATCCTCTAACATACCCAAACAGAGAGCCTTAGTCCACTATAGCAAGGGTTAAAGGGTGATTGTGGAGAGTTACCAGGAACCAGGGCTGTAGTGTTGCTAGGACAAATGGCAAAAGCTAGcgactgaattcctatgaaaataaatatacaaCAAGCTATGCATCTGATTACAATGTCATtaacaataatacatttttatttcgaAGTCGGGGTCTATAAAAGTTTTCCGACTTTACCCAAAATTGGTCATGAATGATTTACATTGAAGTGCTGTGATCCCCTCCAGCTACTTCCGGCCTTGCTCAGCTACACAAATAGGAAGAAATCTGTCAATTAAGCtgggcaaggagaagactgagttACAACCTGCAATGAAtgacattaaggctgaggccccactttgcagaaacgcagctttttttgttgcagattttgctgcgtttttttttttttgagccaaagccaagaatggctacagaaggaatgggaaatatataggaagttcttatacttctatcatctgctcaatccactcctg carries:
- the DCUN1D4 gene encoding DCN1-like protein 4, whose product is MHSDAVNFQLNSHLSTLANIHKIYHTLNRLNLTEDVGQDDHQTGSLRSCSTSDCFTKSMPPRKKRRPTAGDDLLAKKSRHDGMYKKYDSSRIRAEDEVFSSKRCLEWFYEYAGTDDVVGPEGMEKFCEDIGVEPENVVMLVLAWKLDAQNMGYFTLQEWLKGMTSLQCDTTEKLRNTLDYLRSLLNEPANFKLIYRYAFDFAREKDQRSLDMNTAKCMLGLLLGKTWPLFPVFHQFLEQSKYKVINKDQWCNVLEFSRTINLDLSNYDEDGAWPVLLDEFVEWYKEKQMA